Part of the Imperialibacter roseus genome, TACTTCTTTCCCAGCTATATTGAATGCAACGGCTGTAGTTGACGGAAATGGAAAATTTATCAAGGATCGTGCTTCTATCTTCGATATCACTGCCAGAAAACAGGCAGAAGAAAAGGCTCATTTTTTGAATGCCGAGCTGGAAGCATTTAGTTACTCGGTTTCGCACGACTTACGTGCACCGTTGCGGTCAATTGACAGTTATACGAAGATTATTGCAGAAGAGTACAATGATAAACTTGACGACGAGGGTAAAAGACTGATCAGCATTGTAATGCGAAATGCTGTCCGGATGGCCCGGCTCATCGACGATTTGCTGGACTTTTCACGCCTCGGCCGGAAGGAGTTGGTAAAATCAACTTTTAGCATGAACTTCTTGGTGCAAAGTGTGCTGGAAGAAATGGAGGTAAGGAACGATGACCCCAGGATTTTCTTGAAAAATGAAATAGCGCTTGATGCCTGGGGGGATAAAAAAACGATACGGCAGGTTTGGTACAACCTTATCTCAAATGCGATCAAATACTCTTCCAAAGTTTACAGAACTGAGCTAACCTTTGGCTGTTATTCCGAATCACGCCGGCAGGTGTACTTCATAAAGGACAACGGCGTGGGGTTTGACATGGCCTACTATGATAAACTATTTGGTGTTTTCCAGCGGCTGCATAGTGCGAAGGAATACGATGGCACAGGAGTGGGCCTGGCCTTGAGTCATCGGATCGTTTCCAGGCACGGAGGGAATATATGGGCAGAATCTAGCCCGGGCAAAGGCGCAACATTTTACTTTAGTATACCTACCAAAAATACAAAAGATGATAGCTGAAACAGAGGGAGAGCCCTATTTAGTAATTGTAGACGACAGTGAGGAAGATGCAGAACTCACTACCAGAGTGCTCAAATCGGAAAAGTTGATCAAGAGCGTTGTGCATTTCTCTGATGGAGCGGCAGCGCTGGATTATTTCTTTTCAACTTCATTCAGAAGGCTCCCCGTTCTCATGTTGCTGGACCTGGACATGCCGAAGGTGGGTGGGCTGGAAGTTTTACGAAAGATAAAACAAGACGAACTAAAAAAACATATCCCTATCGTGATCATGTCATCCTGTGGAGATGATAACGTAGTACGGGAGTCTTACTCCCTCGGGGTAAATGGTTTCGTAAGGAAACACGTGCAGTTTGAGAGATTCAAACAGGAGATGCTGTGCGTTGGCGATTTCTGGCTGAGAACAAACTACTATCCGGGCAACCCGAACCAAACTGACCAATGAGCAAACCCAGTTCTTTGCGAATATTAATCCTGGAGGATTTCGAAGAGGATGCTGATCTCTTAAAGATCAATCTTAAGAGGCAAGGCGTTGTATTTGAAGACGTTGTTGTGGACAACAGGGATGATTATGTGACTCAGCTGAGTGTCTTCAAACCGGAGTTGGTGCTCTCCGACCACCTGCTTCCTCAATTTGATTCTACTGAGGCACTCAAAATTTGCAGAGAAAAGCTGGGTGATATACCCTTTATACTTGTGACTGGCACAGTGTCGGAAGAGTTTGCCGTGCTTTGCCTTAAGCAGGGTGCCGACGACTACATACTTAAAAGTAACCTGGCACGCCTTTCTTCGGCTATTTACAGTGCCATTAATCAAAAGGAAGGAGAAAGAAAACGTAAGGAAGCCGAGGACAACCTGAAAAAACAGAATCGACAACTGAAGAAAATCAATGGAGAGCTGGATAGCTTTGTCTATAGGGTGTCGCACAACCTCAGGGCACCACTTACTTCGGTACTAGGGCTTATTCAGCTATCGAAGCTAAACGGAGTGTCTCAAAATGAGGTCGAAAAGTACCTGAGCCTGATGGAACAAAGCGTCGTGAAGCTTGATAATACTGTACGAGGTATACTTGATTATTCACAAAACACCCGCAAGACCCTCGAGTATGTGGCGGTCGATCTTGATGAGATTGTTACTGAAAGTATATTCAATTTCAGGTACCTGGAGAGGTTTGACTCAATTGACATTCAGAAGGACATCAAACAAGATATTCCCTTTCATTCTGATGCGCTGAGACTCACTTTTATCTTTGATAACCTCATATCCAATGCTATAAGGTTTTCGAAAAAGCTAACAGATGATCCTCGCTTTATAAAAATATCGGCTGTAGTTGATGAAGAAAAGGCGATTTTTTCGGTCGAGGACAATGGAGTGGGCATTGACCCCGAATACCGGAATCAGGTCTTCAATATGTTTTTCAAAACATCTGAGTCGGGTGCCGGGCTTGGATTGTATATCGTTAAGGAAACTGTAGATAGGCTGAAGGGTAGCATAATTTTGAGTTCTGAGCCTGATAAAGGCACTAAGCTCACCATACAAATCCCGAATCATGCAGGTTGAGGAATAATCCGGTCAGGCAGGTCATACATTGCTGCCAATTCTTTCATTTTTTTATCAAGTGCTTCCGTGTAGTACTTCGGCATTTCATTTCGGTGCTCAAAGAAGCGCAAATACTTTTCAGTGAGATGTGGAAAGTGCTGTGCAATGGCATTCATCACAAGTACCTTGCTATCAGCAGTATTATGGCCAAACAGCGTCAGGCTGGCTGGCATCACGTACCGGGCACCCGCCCTTTGAAAGGCAGTCATCATTTCATGAAGGTGTTCGCCGGTATCGGACAGATGGGGTAGTAGCGGCATCAGGCTCACTCCCGCATGAAACTGCCGGGTCAGGCAGTCGCTGAGAGTGACGAGCCTTTTCGACGGTGGTGTTGCGCCAGGCTCAAAAACATGAGCAAGCTGGTCATCAACTGTCGAGAATGAAAAGGTAATCAGCAAGCCCGAGGGAGCTTTGTCTTTGAGGTCATCAGGCAAAATGGCCTTGCTTTTTATTTCCTCCAGCAAATCAAAATCTCTGGAGATAAGATCCGACTTGGTGATCATGTGCAGGGGGAACCTGTACTTTAAGATTACTTCAAGCAGGCTTCTGGTCAATTTAAAGGTCTTTTCTGCTTGTAAATAAGGGTCGGTTGCAGAGGAAAGCACTATGTAGCCGTACTGTCCTTTTCGGGCCCGCAGCGCCAGGGCCTTGTCAAGCAGTGCCGGTGCATTTTCCTTTACGGCCAGCTTTTCCTCCATATGCGTACCGTATTTACTACCTCTGATATAGCAGTAAAGGCAGTTGAAAGAGCAGCCGCTGTAGGGATTGACAGTGTAGTCGTCCAGAAACCAGGGGTCACGCCTTTTGGTTTTGTTGAGGATGGTTTTTGCCTGGATAAGCTGTGGCATGAGCCTTGGGATACATAGATTACTTCTTCTGTCCCCAACTATTTGGAAGCAGAAAACTAACTACTAAAAGTAAGCAATTCAGGCTTGTCTAGAAGTCTTCTGTGGAGAGGCTGAAGCTGTCTTTTTTGGAATCGAGCAAGCGCCCGGCCTCACATTTAAGCACCCGGCCCGGATATTTTTTCAGAAAGGCGTGGTTGTGAGTCGCCATCAGAATGGCCGTACCGCTGTTGTTGATTTCCAGAAAGAGTTTGAAAATGCCATCAGAAACGTCCGGGTCAAGGTTACCCGTAGGCTCGTCGGCCAGCAGTATAGCAGGCTCATTGATCAGCGCCCGGGCAATTACTACCCGCTGCTGTTCGCCACCCGAAAGCTGATGAGGCATTTTGTTGCCAACTGAGCCTAGCCCTACTTTCATCAGCACTTCCGACTCACGGGCCTTCATTTTGGACCGGTCAGTCCACCCGGTGGCCTTCATCACGAAGTTGAGGTTTTCGGAGACGGTTCTGTCGCTGAAAAGCTGAAAGTCCTGAAATACGATGCCTATTTTCCTGCGAAGGTAGGGTACTTTTGAGCTTTTGATGTTTCGGATTGAGTGACTTGCCACTGTGGCGTCGCCAAGTCTTAAAGCAAGGTCGGCGTAGAGGGTTTTAAGCAAAGATGACTTTCCGCTTCCTGTTCTTCCAATCAGGTAAACAAACTCGCCTTTTTCAATCTCAAACGTAATGTCATTTAGCACCGTGCTGTTTTCCTGAAACACAGTAGCATTACTTATCGCAACAACGGGTTCAGAACTAAATGACATTTTCAGAGGCTTAGCTTTTGGAGCTTGCCAAAAGGCAGCTCAGTGATCAATTTTTGAAGTGCTTCTTCCTTCCCCTCCAATCCGTACTTTTCAATATTTTTCAAAGGCCTGTCAGCCCTGAAATAGGCAATAAGCACAAAATTATCATCCCTCAGCTGGATGTAGTCTGGAATTTTGGCCTTGCCTTTCACTTTGATAATATACATATCTTCAATGGTAGATGAAGATACAACTGCTGAGACACTCATTTGTTAGGAGTTGCCTTTTTTGTAGTCGGCCAGAAATTTCTCCAGACCGCTGTCAGTCAACGGGTGCTTCAGCAGCGCTGTTATAACATTCAGCGGGCAGGTAACCACGTCGGCGCCTATTTCAGCACATTTGATCAGGTGCATGGTGTGGCGAACCGATGCAGCCAGGATCTGCGTTTCAAAAGCATAGTTGGTGTAAATCTGCACCATTTGCTCAATCAGGTCAAGCCCGTCATGAGAGATGTCATCGAGTCTTCCGATGAAAGGAGACACATAGCTGGCTCCAGCCTTCGCCGCCAGAATAGCCTGGCCTGAGCTAAATACCAATGTGCAGTTGGTTCTGATGCCCTCAGCAGAGAAAGCTTTGATGGCTTTCACGCCGTCACGGATCATCGGCACTTTTACAACAATTTTATCATCAATTTTGGCAAGCTCTTTTCCTTCCTTCATCATGCCTTCGAAGTCGGTAGAGATAACTTCGGCACTTACGTTGTCATCCACAATCTTGCAAATGGCTTTGTAATGAGCCAGAATATTTTCTTTGCCTGTAATGCCTTCTTTGGCCATCAGGCTTGGGTTGGTGGTTACACCATCCAACACGCCCAGGTCGTTGGCTTCTTTAATCTCGCTAAGGTTCGCTGTATCGATGAAAAATTGCATAGTATGAGGGGGTTTTAAGAATGCTTACAAAGCTAGTTAATCTCTGCTAAATTGTAAGGAGGGAAATAAAAAATGGCAAACCGAATATCGCACCGCTACAACCGCTTACCCTTGCTTCCTTCCGGACCTGGGGGATTCAGCAGGAGCTGGTCGTACCGATTTGCCGCTGCAAAGTTATGGAATTATTAATGGTAAAATCAAATAGAAAGCAAACTTTGATCGGATTGCCTTATTCCACCAGGCCTTTGAGGTACAGATTAAATTCGAGAGGGCTTCCTTCTTTGAATTCATCCGCCGCCAGGTCTTCGAAAATATCTTTGTCGAATACCCTTTTGGTTTTTTCTATCTGCCCATTGGCATGGACAATTAGTTCTGTGCCCCTAAAGCTCTCCGGGTTGACCTGAACCAGTATTTTGAAGCCCTCTAGCTCCTTTTTATAATATTGATGAATGATGTCTTTCATACCTGGGGTAAAGGTATGAAATGGAAACTACAGATCGTCTATTCTTCTGTAACTGCTCTCTCTGCTAACCGACACATCGTAAAATGTGTCGTCGTCATCATCGTCTGTGTCTTCGCTGGTTACAACCACCGTCTTTTCGTATGTGTTGTCCCACAGGTCAAAGTATAAATCGTCGAGTTCTCTTTCTGCTTCCATATCCTGTTGTTTGGAAGCAAGGTATGGTTGGTGGTTTACAACTATCGAAATTATTTTTTAATCTTAAGTGAAATATTGGTAACAATGACCACACCTAAAGTGAAGGAACAGTTTGAGACAGAAAGACTTAAAATAAGAAAGATTGTGCCCACTGACACGCCCCACGTGTTCGATACTTATGCATCGGTTAAAAAATCGACCAGATACATATCGTGGCCTACTCACAAGTCCGTAGAAAAAGATACGCTGCCTTTTGTGGACTACGCCCTACAAGCTTGGAATGCAGGCACTGACTTCACTTACCTGATTTTCGACCTGAGTGGCATCCCTGTTGGCTCAATTGGTTTTATCAATGAAAAAGGCAGAGTGTCCTTTGGCTATATTCTTGGGCCGGCTTTTTGGGGCAAGGGCTTTATTGTGGAGGTGCTGAACGAAATGCTGCCCTGGTTTGCCGCCCAGGTTTGGGTGTATCGCTTGTGGGCGTGCTGCGACGTGGACAACACCGCCTCGAAGCGGGTGCTGGAAAAGGCTGGGCTTCAATTTGAAGGGCGAATTGCCGACTGGGCGATTTTTCCCAATCAAAAATTCAAGAGCAAAGACTGTTTCTTTTTTCACTATCCTTTAAAGAAGAGGTAGCTTTTGCAGCGAGGGCTGAGTAGCATCGGAAATATTCACTTTGTCGAGTAGTTCATCCTCCAAAGCTGATGCCCATGTTGACAGGTACTTCACCACATCGTCTCTGTGGTTGTGGCGGAGGTTCCGATCCGTCAGGGGAAGCTTGCCAAGCACTTCCTGGTCAGAAAGCCTTTCCAGATGCACAAGATCTTCCCTGTCAAGTCCTGCACTCAGCATTTCGCTAATGAGCAAGTCCATTGGCATGCCGCTGGTGGGACAGAAGTCGTTGATTTGATCCGACCAGTCGCCATGGCCTCTCATCGCATAGGCATGGATATCGGCCCTGGTCAGCTGAGTGATTTCCTGGGCCAGATTGCCGCAGTTGCAGCTTCCCATATGGCCCCACATATAGTCGTTGCCCTTTTTTAGTTTTTCGGCCGTCCGACGAATCGCCTGAATCAGGGCCGCATTTGCTTTAGCCATCCTTCTCTTTTTTGATGGAAAATTTAATCATCTGCTCGATATTTTGCTAACTATGCGTGCACCTTATTTGTTTGCTTTCTCATGGCTTTCGGCCCATACCAGAGCCAAAAACCGGTGATTGTAAACACTAGGAGAGCCAGGCCAATGACTGTGGTGTATGAAAGCTTAAAAAGGCCTTTCTGCCATCCAAAAGCATCGTCGACAATAGAACCGTCGTGGATGTGCTCGATCAAATCTGATAATCTGGTTTCGGTATGCAGCACCTCCCCCGTGGTGCAGTCGATCTGAAGGCTTTGATAATGATCAGTAAACAAGATTTTCACTATCCCCTTGTCGGGCCGGATGTCAAGCCTGTCAATTGTAGGGGAAAGCGAGGCGTCTATGGAGTCGTGAAGGTATGTTTGGGCAATTGTCATTATTTCACTCATTGGTTTCCATTCCTGCTGGTTCTCTGACTGCCCGGTTCGGGTTTTGGCCAGGATCAAGTCGCCCGAATGTTTTTTCCACCCGAGCAGCAGGCCTGATATGGAAACAAAGAAGAAGAATACGAAGAGGAATGCGCCAGTTAGGCGATGCACCTTTCGGAAAACTCTCAACACTTTTGCTTGCGCCTTGCGGGATGCGTTGGCTTCGGAGTTGCTCATTTTAATTTCCTTGCTGTTTCTGCGAAACTATCCGATACAGGAATTTATTCCCTTCCGGCTATGGAAATTGTGAAAGGAAGTTGCGGGTTCATGGCCGGAAACCGGTAATGGTAGAGGGCAATGGTACATTCGTCGTGAAGGAACCACTAAAATTTGCTAATATTGCACTTCAACTTAAATTTGCACCGCAAAACATAATTACAATGGGAAGAGGAGATAAAAAGACGAGAAAAGGAAAAATTACAATTGCTTCTCACGGCAATTCCAGGCCAGCTAAAGAGAAGAATGAGAAAACCAAAATCCAGAGCCCAAAGGAGTCATAAACTCTTTACAGGTTTTTGGTACGTATGAATGTCTCATGGGAAAGACAATAAATCTTGCCTTTGAGACATTTTAATTTAAAAGGAATCCAAATGAGGTTTTTTCGGATTTTGATCTTCATTGCGGCTTGCCTGTCCGGGGTTTCTGTATCGGGCCAGGAAATTGATGAAACGGCTACAGCGCCCACCGGCAGCAGTAAAGGAGGCGCATGGGGCTATTTTGGCTTGCGTGGAGGTGCGCATTTCAGTGAAGTGCTTTTCAGCGACACGTTCAGGCCTGTGATTATGCAAACTAGTTTTGTTTACGGTAAACAATATGGTGCCGTAGGAAAACTCTTTCTGGCGGAACATGCGGGCATTCAAATGGAAGTGAACTACATCGAGAAGGGCTACAAACAACTCCTCGACTCTGGTTTTTACACCACCAAAATGAATTATTTGGAGATCCCCTTGCTGATGAATGCCTATCTCGGAAAGCAAAAGACTCAATTTTTTGTGAACATGGGTCCCTATCTGGAGATATTCCTCAATCAGAAGGACGAACTGCAGGGCGTAGTAAAAGATGGTGAAGAGTTTTATCGGTTTGACCCGAATGTTGATCGAACCATTGGCTATGGGCTCAGAGCATCGGGAGGGCTCAATAGACTTTTCAGCTTCGGGCTGCTACAACTGGAGGGAGGCCTTGAGGTCACCATCAGCGATATGATTTTTTCAAACAGGCTCATTTCTACTATCCCCGACGGCTCCAAGCACCTGGTAGGCTTTGTGTCTTTGGCCTACATGATTCCCATGGGCAAAAAACCAGAAGCTCGAGGGAAATAATATCTTCGCTTTTTTCCAATTTATTCTGTTTGATTCAAGCACACTTGCAAGTGTGCAAATAGTGCTGTTCTCTTTTCTGTTACGTGCTTGTTTCGAAGCAATGTGTCGAAGAGTGGCGACGCCGGGAAATGACGAATCGCCTGACAAATGCCGCCGAAATCGTTTGTTTAATTAAGTCATTGTTAATATTGCTCGCATTTCTTTGCATTTCATCTAACGAAGTGATTAATTTTGTGCATAATTATTAAAGATATTATTACTCCATTAAGCATTACAAATTATGGCTACTTCAGCTAATGAGAAAATTGAGATGGCTTGCGTTGAGGCACGTGAGAAGCTCGCACAACTTGGGATTGAAGAGAAAATTCAAGCGGAGTTGGACTGGGTACTTGGAAGTTTCAGGAATGACCAAAACTCGTCTGGATTGTATGAGATAGGAGCAAAGGCTTTGAAGGCACTTGTGAAATATAAAAAAGACAAACCCAAAGCCGTTACTAAGAAAATGATTGACGAGCTTGAAAAGGCACTGAAAAC contains:
- a CDS encoding response regulator, which codes for MIAETEGEPYLVIVDDSEEDAELTTRVLKSEKLIKSVVHFSDGAAALDYFFSTSFRRLPVLMLLDLDMPKVGGLEVLRKIKQDELKKHIPIVIMSSCGDDNVVRESYSLGVNGFVRKHVQFERFKQEMLCVGDFWLRTNYYPGNPNQTDQ
- a CDS encoding sensor histidine kinase, which encodes MSKPSSLRILILEDFEEDADLLKINLKRQGVVFEDVVVDNRDDYVTQLSVFKPELVLSDHLLPQFDSTEALKICREKLGDIPFILVTGTVSEEFAVLCLKQGADDYILKSNLARLSSAIYSAINQKEGERKRKEAEDNLKKQNRQLKKINGELDSFVYRVSHNLRAPLTSVLGLIQLSKLNGVSQNEVEKYLSLMEQSVVKLDNTVRGILDYSQNTRKTLEYVAVDLDEIVTESIFNFRYLERFDSIDIQKDIKQDIPFHSDALRLTFIFDNLISNAIRFSKKLTDDPRFIKISAVVDEEKAIFSVEDNGVGIDPEYRNQVFNMFFKTSESGAGLGLYIVKETVDRLKGSIILSSEPDKGTKLTIQIPNHAG
- a CDS encoding SPL family radical SAM protein, giving the protein MPQLIQAKTILNKTKRRDPWFLDDYTVNPYSGCSFNCLYCYIRGSKYGTHMEEKLAVKENAPALLDKALALRARKGQYGYIVLSSATDPYLQAEKTFKLTRSLLEVILKYRFPLHMITKSDLISRDFDLLEEIKSKAILPDDLKDKAPSGLLITFSFSTVDDQLAHVFEPGATPPSKRLVTLSDCLTRQFHAGVSLMPLLPHLSDTGEHLHEMMTAFQRAGARYVMPASLTLFGHNTADSKVLVMNAIAQHFPHLTEKYLRFFEHRNEMPKYYTEALDKKMKELAAMYDLPDRIIPQPA
- a CDS encoding cell division ATP-binding protein FtsE, which encodes MSFSSEPVVAISNATVFQENSTVLNDITFEIEKGEFVYLIGRTGSGKSSLLKTLYADLALRLGDATVASHSIRNIKSSKVPYLRRKIGIVFQDFQLFSDRTVSENLNFVMKATGWTDRSKMKARESEVLMKVGLGSVGNKMPHQLSGGEQQRVVIARALINEPAILLADEPTGNLDPDVSDGIFKLFLEINNSGTAILMATHNHAFLKKYPGRVLKCEAGRLLDSKKDSFSLSTEDF
- a CDS encoding fructose-6-phosphate aldolase, producing MYIIKVKGKAKIPDYIQLRDDNFVLIAYFRADRPLKNIEKYGLEGKEEALQKLITELPFGKLQKLSL
- the fsa gene encoding fructose-6-phosphate aldolase — encoded protein: MQFFIDTANLSEIKEANDLGVLDGVTTNPSLMAKEGITGKENILAHYKAICKIVDDNVSAEVISTDFEGMMKEGKELAKIDDKIVVKVPMIRDGVKAIKAFSAEGIRTNCTLVFSSGQAILAAKAGASYVSPFIGRLDDISHDGLDLIEQMVQIYTNYAFETQILAASVRHTMHLIKCAEIGADVVTCPLNVITALLKHPLTDSGLEKFLADYKKGNS
- a CDS encoding GNAT family N-acetyltransferase; this translates as MTTPKVKEQFETERLKIRKIVPTDTPHVFDTYASVKKSTRYISWPTHKSVEKDTLPFVDYALQAWNAGTDFTYLIFDLSGIPVGSIGFINEKGRVSFGYILGPAFWGKGFIVEVLNEMLPWFAAQVWVYRLWACCDVDNTASKRVLEKAGLQFEGRIADWAIFPNQKFKSKDCFFFHYPLKKR
- a CDS encoding PepSY domain-containing protein translates to MSNSEANASRKAQAKVLRVFRKVHRLTGAFLFVFFFFVSISGLLLGWKKHSGDLILAKTRTGQSENQQEWKPMSEIMTIAQTYLHDSIDASLSPTIDRLDIRPDKGIVKILFTDHYQSLQIDCTTGEVLHTETRLSDLIEHIHDGSIVDDAFGWQKGLFKLSYTTVIGLALLVFTITGFWLWYGPKAMRKQTNKVHA
- a CDS encoding 30S ribosomal protein THX; this encodes MGRGDKKTRKGKITIASHGNSRPAKEKNEKTKIQSPKES
- a CDS encoding porin family protein, with amino-acid sequence MRFFRILIFIAACLSGVSVSGQEIDETATAPTGSSKGGAWGYFGLRGGAHFSEVLFSDTFRPVIMQTSFVYGKQYGAVGKLFLAEHAGIQMEVNYIEKGYKQLLDSGFYTTKMNYLEIPLLMNAYLGKQKTQFFVNMGPYLEIFLNQKDELQGVVKDGEEFYRFDPNVDRTIGYGLRASGGLNRLFSFGLLQLEGGLEVTISDMIFSNRLISTIPDGSKHLVGFVSLAYMIPMGKKPEARGK